The sequence below is a genomic window from Croceicoccus marinus.
TCACTGCCGGATAGCTGCGCGCCATCTTGATCCAGTCCGGCCGTCCTTCCGCGCCCCACGCCATGTCATAGCCCAGCGCCAGGATCGAGAACGAGAGCACGACCAGGATCGCACCCTTCACCACGCCAAAGCCCAGTCCCAGCACCCGGTCGATGGGCCCCAATAGCGAATCGCGCGACTTGCCGCCCGCCCAGCGCGCGATCAGCTTCATCACGGCATAGGGCACCAGCAGCAGCAGCACGAAGGCCAGCAGGCCCGCATTGGTCTGGTTGTCCCGGAAGAATTCGGTCAGCGCGGCGGTCAGCGGCTCGTGCAGGAAATAGATCGCGGCGATGGCGGCGATCCACGCGCCCAGCGCAAGCACCTCGTGCACGAAGCCGCGCAGGAAGCCGCCGACCGCCGCAAGCCCGACGATCACGAGCACGGCCAGATCGAAACCGGTGAAATCCATTCCGGAGATGTCCATGAAGTCAGTCTGCGCCCACGACCCTGTCGACGAGCCCGATCAGAAGGTCCAGCGGGTCGTACCGGCCCGTCCCTTGTTCCAGGCTTAACGAAGCGGAGTTTAGAGCCGGTCCGAAAGCCTTGTCAAAGCCGAGTTTCGACGATTCCCGTAGCCGCAGCGATGCATGCGCGACCGAGCGGATCTCGCCCGACAGCGATACCTCGCCGAACCATACCGATTGCCTGGGCAGCGGCTTGTCCGCAAGAGCCGAGACCAGCGCCGCCGCGACCGCCAGGTCCGCCGCCGGGTCGGACAGGCGGTATCCGCCCGCCACGTTCAGATAGACTTCCGCGGACGAGAAGTTGAGGCCGCAGCGCGATTCCAGCACGGCAAGCAGCATGGCCAGCCGCCCCGAATCCCAGCCAACGACAGCCCGCCGGGGCGTGGCGCCCGATTGCAGCCGGACGATCAGCGCCTGGATCTCCACCAGAACCGGCCTCGTGCCTTCCAGCGCGGGGAAGACCGCGCTGCCGGCCACCGGCTCGTCGCGGGTGGACAGGAACAGGGTGGAGGGATTGGACACCTCGGTCAGGCCGACGCCCTCCATTGCGAACACCCCGATCTCGTCCACCGCGCCGAACCGGTTCTTCAGCGCGCGCAATACGCGGTACTGGTGCGACCGCTCGCCCTCGAAGCTCATGACCACGTCGACCATGTGTTCCAGCACGCGCGGGCCCGCGATGGTGCCGTCCTTGGTGACATGGCCGACCATGAACAGCACGCAGCCCGATTCCTTGGCATAGCGGATCAGTTCCAGCGCGCAGCCGCGCACCTGGCTGACGGTGCCGGGCGCCCCCTCGATCTGATCGGAATGCATCGTCTGGATCGAATCGATGATCAGCAGCGAGGGCGTCTCCATCCCGCCAAGCGTGGTCAGGATGTCGCGCACCGACGTGGCGCTGGCCAGCTGGATCGGCGCATCGGCCAGACCCAGCCGCCCGGCGCGCAGGCGCACCTGCCCGGCCGCTTCCTCACCGCTGATATAGATCGCGCTTTTTCCCGCGCGCGCCACGCTGGCGCTGGCCTGCAGCAGCAGGGTGGACTTGCCGATGCCCGGATCGCCGCCCATCAGGATCGCGCTGCCCGGCACCATGCCGCCGCCCAGCGCGCGGTCGAATTCCGCCATGCCGGTCGGCTGGCGCACCGGCAGCGGGGTTTCGGCATCCAGCGGCGTGAACGCGATCGGCCTGCCGCCGCCCGACAGATCGTGCTTGGCGGCAAAGACGGTGGCGGGCGCCTCTTCCACCAAAGTGTTCCATTCGGCGCAATCGGCGCACTGACCCTGCCATCGGGGAGAGACACTGCCACAGGCCTGGCATACGAATCTGCGTTTGGGCTTTGCCATGGTTTCGCTTATCCAGAACGGATGGGGAACGCAATTGCCGCGTCACGCCGCGGCTTCACGCTATTTTCTTGTCTTTCCCGGCACTGTGCTGCCACACTCGCGCAATGCGGGAGAAGGAACTGAGGATCGCGCTGGTCTGCTATGGCGGAGTGAGCCTGGCGGTCTATATGCATGGAGTCACGAAGGAAATCTGGCACTTCGCCCGCGCCAGCCACGATTTCCGCAGCGGCGAGGCGTCCGGCAATCCGGTCCAGCGCGCCTATCGCGACCTTCTGGAAGCCATGGCCGACAGCGGCGAGACGAGGCTGCGGGTTATCCCCGACATACTGACCGGGGCCAGCGCCGGCGGCATGAACGCCGTTTTCCTGGCCGAGGCGCTGCTGACGGGCCGTTCGCTGGATCCGCTGACACGGCTGTGGCTGGACCGCGCGGACAGCGACGTGCTGATCTCTCCCGAAGCCAGGCCCGGCAGCCGCTTTACCAAGAGATGGGCGCAGCCGATCATCGAATATGCACTGCGCCGCCCGGGCAACGCGGTGTCGCGCACCGTCGCCCCCGAAACGCGCGAGGAGGTGCGCTCCAAGCTTTCGCGCTTGATCCGCTCGCGCTGGTTCGCGCCGCCCTTTTCCGGCATCGGCATGTCGCGCATGATCGACGATGCGCTGGTTGCCATGGCCGAACAGGCGGACGGCCCGCCGCTGGTCCCGCCGGGCCACCCCATCGACCTGTTCGTGACCGCAACCGATTTTCGCGGCAGCCGCGTGCCCCTGCGCCTTCATTCGCCCGCCTTCGCGACCGAGACGGAGCACCGCCTGCCGATCTCGTTCAGGGCACATGGCGGCGATGCGTCGATGGCGCCGCGGCCCGACCTGGTGTTCGCGGCGCGCGCCACCAGCAGCTTTCCCGGCGCCTTCCCCCCGCTGACCATTGCCGAGATCGAGAAACTGACCAGCGAGCGCGAGATTGGCTGGCCCAGCCGCGACGCGTTCCTGTCGCGCATTATGCCGCACCATGCGCATGCCGACGACCTGGAGCAGGTGGCGCTGATCGACGGGGCCGTGCTGGTCGGCGCGCCCTTTGCCGAGGCGATCGCGGCGCTGGGCGGCCGCCCCGCCACGCGCGAGGTGGACCGCCGCTTCATCTATATCGATCCGCAGCCCGACCTGCGCATGACCAGCGGGGGCAAGCCCGGCCAGAAGGAGATCGGCTTCTTCTCGTCGATATTCGGCGCATTGTCGGCGATCCCGCGCGAGCAGCCGATCCGCGACGACCTGGAACGCATTGATGCCCACAGTCGCGAGGCTGCCCGCCTTCGCGCCATTGTCGAGGGGCTGCGGCCCGAAGTGGAGGCTACGGTGGACCGCCTGCTGGGCCGCACATTGTTCCTCGACCGTCCGACGCCCGACCGGCTGACCAAATGGCGCCGCCGCGCCCAGCAGGCAGCGGCCGAGCAGGCGGGCTTCGCCTTCCACGCCTATGCGCGCAGCAAGTTCGCGGGGATCGTCGACCACCTGGCGGGTCTGATCCACCGCGCGATTCCTGGCGAGAAGCCGATGCGCGAAGGCGTCGCCCGCGTTCTGGCGAGGCATTTCGAAGGCGATGGCCTGTCCAGCCTGTCGGGCGGCAGGGTCGGCGCCAGCGAGGAGGCGATCGACTTCTTCCGATCACACGATTTGGGCTTTCGCATCCGGCGCCTGCGCCTGCTGGCGCGCCGGCTTGCGCCCGACGATATCGGGGGTAGCCTGTCCGCGGCCAAGCGCGAGATCGCGCGCACCGCGGTTTACGACGCGCTTGCGATCTACACCCGTCTGGACGGGGTGGAGGCGCTGGGGACCGAGTTTACCGCATTGGCCGAAGAGGTGCTGAATGATCCGGCCGCGCCGATTGCCTATATCGCCGCGACCCGCGATCTTGCGGCGACCGACACGCGGGTCGATGCGATGCTGGCCGAGGGGCTGGCTCAATTGCCGCGCGAACAGCGGAGGGCGATGCTGCTCGCCTATCTGGGGTTTCCGTTTTACGACATCGCCACCCTGCCGCTGCTGGGATCGAACGGTTTCGACGAGTTCGAGCCGATCAAGATCGACCGGATTTCCCCCGAAGACGCGTCGGCGATCCGCACCGGCGGGGCCGCGACCTGCCTGCGGGGTATCGAGTTCTACAATTTCGGTGCGTTCTTCAGCCGCGCCTATCGCGAGAACGATTATCTGTGGGGGCGGCTGCACGGTGCCGACCGGATGATCGACATCGTCGCATCGGCAGCAGCGCCCGACCAGCCGGTGGCGGCCGAAACGTTGGACGCCATTCGCCGCGAAGCCTTTCTCGCCATTCTGGACGAGGAGGAATCGGCCGGGCTGTGCCGGGCCGCGCTGGTCGCGGCGCTGCGCAAGGAGGTCGAGGAGAAGCTGCCCGGCTGACTGGCCGGCCTTATCGCTTCCGGCCGGCCTTATCGCTTGGAAAAATTCGCTTTGATGCGTTCGAAGAAACCCATCGCGTCGGGGCACTGCGCCTTGGTCTCGCTCTGCTGGAATTCGCGCAGCAGTTCCTTTTGCTTCGAGGACAGCTTGCGCGGTGTTTCGACCTGGATATCCACGACCAGGTCGCCCCGGCCCCGGCCCTGCAGGACGGGCATGCCGTCGCCGCGCTTGCGCAATTGCTCGCCCGACTGGACGCCAGCGGGGATGTTGACGGTAATCCACTCGCCATCCAGGCCCGGCAGGCTGATCGTTCCGCCCAGCGCCGCCTTGGTGAAGGTGATCGGCACCTTGGTGAACAGATTGGTTCCGTCGCGTTCGAACACGTCGTGCCGCCGCACATGCATGAAGATATAGAGGTCGCCCGATGGAGCGCCCTGCGGCCCCGCCTCGCCCTTGCCGGACAGGCGAATGCGCGTGCCGGTTTCCACGCCCGGCGGCACCGTGATCTCCAGCGTCTGGGGCATGTCGACGCGGCCCTCGCCGCGGCAGACGCGGCACGGCTTCTCGATCACCTCGCCGCGGCCGTGGCAGGTGGGGCAGGCCCGTTCGACGACGAAGAAACCCTGCTGCGCGCGCACCTTGCCGAAACCGCCGCATGTCTCGCAGCCGCGCTTGCCGGTGCCGGGCTCCGCGCCCGATCCGCCGCACGGGTCGCAGGTCTGCGACACCTCGATCGCGATCTCGGTCTCCTTGCCATGGAACGCCTCTTCCAGCGTGATTTCCATGTCATAGCGCAGGTCGGCCCCGCGCCGCTGACGCCCGCCCCCGGACGCGCCGCCGAATGCCGATCCGAAGATCGTCTCGAAGATATCGCCGATGTCGGAGAAGCCCTGTCCCCCGCCCTGCCCGCCGCCGCTGGCAGCCTGCTCGTAAGCGGCATGGCCGAAACGGTCATAGGCCGCACGCTTCTGCGGGTCCTTCAGGCAGTCATAGGCGCGGCTGATCGCCTTGAAGCGCGCCTCGGATTCTGCGTCGCCCGGATTGCGGTCCGGGTGAAAGCGCATCGCAAGCCTGCGATAGGCGGACTTGATGGTCTTGTCGTCCGCCGAACGCTCGACTTCCAGCAGTTCGTAAAAGTCGACTTCGGTTTCCACTCAGCCTCCGTAACGTCCGGTTCGCGCGATGCTGCACCGGATCGGCATGTTCATGTTCCTGATCAGCGAGAAGCGACCCTCACCGCGAATGCGCACCCGGGCCGCATGGGACCTGCTCCCTGAACCCCAGGAACGGCAAGCCCGCGAATGCATAGACCCGGGGCCCTATCGGCAAGGTTAACGCGGCCGGTTAACCGCATCCTGCCTAATAGACCCGCGGGCCGCATTTCAAGTCAGGCCCTGACGCGGGCGTGGACAGTTACGATGCCTTGGTATCGCCGCTGTCGCCTTCGCCATCGACTTCCGAGAACTCGGCATCGACGACATCCTCGTCCCCGCCGGCCTCGCTGCCCGCAGCCGCGCCCGCATCCGCCGGAGCGGCTTCGGCCTGCTGCTTCTCGTAGATCGCCTGACCCATCTTCATTGCCTTTTCGGCGAGGGCAGAGGATTTCGCGTTGATCTCCTCGACATTCTCGCTTTCCAGCGCGGTCTTCGTCTCGGCAATGGCGGCCTCGATCTCGGACTTGAGGCCCGCGTCGATCTTGTCGCCATTTTCCTTCAGCTGCTGCTCGGTCGAGTGGACCAGGCTGTCGGCCTGGTTGCGCGCCTCGGCCTTGGCCTTGCGCTGCTTGTCCTCCTCGGCGAACTTCTCGGCATCCTGGACCATCTGGTCGATGTCGGAATCGGACAGGCCGCCAGACGCCTGGATGCGGATCTGCTGCTCCTTGCCGGTGCCCTTGTCCTTGGCCGATACGTTGACGATGCCGTTGGCGTCGATGTCGAACGTCACCTCGATCTGCGGCACGCCGCGCGGAGCGGGCGGGATGCCGACCAGGTCGAACTGGCCCAGCATCTTGTTGTCGGCCGCCATCTCGCGCTCGCCCTGGAAGACGCGGATCGTCACCGCCTGCTGATTGTCGTCAGCGGTGGAATAGACCTGCGACTTCTTGGTCGGGATCGTGGTGTTGCGGTCGATCATCTTGGTCATGATGCCGCCCAGCGTCTCGATACCCAGCGACAGCGGGGTCACGTCGAGCAGCAGTACGTCCTTGACGTCGCCCTGCAGCACGCCTGCCTGGATCGCGGCGCCCATGGCCACGACCTCGTCCGGGTTAACGCCGGTGTGCGGTTCCTTGCCAAAGAAGTTCTTCACGGTCTCGCGCACCTTGGGCATGCGGGTCATGCCGCCCACCAGCACCACGTCGTCGATTTCCTTGGCGGTGACGCCGGCATCGGCCAGCGCCTTCTTGCAAGGTTCCAGCGTACGCTGGATCAGGCGGTCGACCAGGCGCTCCAGATCGGCGCGGCTGATGTTCTCGACCAGATGCAGCGGGGTCGTGCTGCCGCCTTCCATGCGCGCGGTGATGAACGGCAGGTTCACTTCGGTGGTCTGCGCGCTGGACAGCTCGATCTTGGCCTTCTCGGCCGCTTCCTTCAGGCGCTGAAGGGCAAGCTTGTCCTTCTTGAGGTCCATGTTCTCCTTCTTCTGGAAGGATTCGGCGAGATATTCGACGATCGCGCTGTCGAAGTCCTCACCGCCCAGGAAGGTGTCGCCGTTGGTCGACTTCACTTCGAACACGCCGTCGCCGATCTCCAGGATCGAGATGTCGAACGTACCGCCGCCAAGGTCATAGACCGCGATGGTCTTGCCGTCCTGCTTGTCGAGGCCATAGGCCAGCGCCGCCGCGGTCGGCTCGTTGATGATGCGCAGCACTTCGAGGCCGGCGATCTGGCCTGCGTCCTTGGTCGCCTGGCGCTGTGCGTCATTGAAGTATGCAGGAACGGTGATGACGGCCTGCGTCACGGTCTCGCCCAGATAGCTCTCGGCGGTTTCCTTCATCTTCTGCAGCGTGAAGGCCGAGATCTGCGACGGCGAATAATCCTCGCCCCCGGCCTTGACCCATGCGTCGCCGTTCTTGCCCTTGACGATGTCATAGGGGACCAGCTCCATGTCCTTCTTGGTCATGGGGTCTTCGAAACGGCGGCCGATCAGGCGCTTCACCGCGAAAATCGTGTTGTCGGGATTGGTCACCGCCTGGCGCTTGGCCGGCTGGCCGATCAGCCGCTCACCATCCTTGGTGAAGGCGACGATCGAGGGCGTGGTGCGCGCGCCTTCCGAATTCTCGATCACCTTGGGCTTGTCGCCGTCCATCACTGCGACGCAGCTGTTGGTCGTGCCGAGGTCGATACCGATAACTTTAGCCATTGAGTCTATTCCACCCTTCTTCTTGCGGACACCGCGTTCGGCACACTCCCCATCGGGGCAAGCTGGCACTGTGCGGCTCTAGCGATTTGTGGGGGCGATATAGGCGCGGTTTTCGGTGGCACAAGTCTGCGGCGGCTCCTATCTGGTCGCTATCGACAATTGCCAGTATCGAAGATTGGATCGCCATGCGCCGCCTGATAGTTCTTGCCGCCCTCGCCCTGCCCGCAGGCCTTGCCGCATGCGGCGATACGACCGAACTGGACGAAAGCGAGCTTCAGGAAGAAGCGATCGCCAATGATGCGGGCGATGCCCAGCTGGGCCTGCAGCTATCGCAGGGCCGGGTCCGCCTGCCCGCGGTGGATGGCCGCCCGGGCGTCGCCTATTTCGACCTGGTCTCGAACCGCGACGAGCCTGTTCGCATCGTTTCGGTCGAAGTGATCGGCGTCGGCGAGGCGGAGATGCATGAGACCAAGGTCGAAGACGGCGTCACCATGATGGCCAGCGCCGGATCGATCGTGCTCGAACCGCGCGAGGGCGTGCGTTTCGCACCCGGCGGGTTCCACGTGATGCTGTTCGACATCGACCCCACGCTGGCGGCCGGCGACAGCACGGATCTGACCGTCACCCTGGAAAATGGCGACAAGTTCTCCACCACCG
It includes:
- a CDS encoding CvpA family protein; the protein is MDISGMDFTGFDLAVLVIVGLAAVGGFLRGFVHEVLALGAWIAAIAAIYFLHEPLTAALTEFFRDNQTNAGLLAFVLLLLVPYAVMKLIARWAGGKSRDSLLGPIDRVLGLGFGVVKGAILVVLSFSILALGYDMAWGAEGRPDWIKMARSYPAVNSASKALVETISERQAELQQSSDSI
- the radA gene encoding DNA repair protein RadA, which gives rise to MAKPKRRFVCQACGSVSPRWQGQCADCAEWNTLVEEAPATVFAAKHDLSGGGRPIAFTPLDAETPLPVRQPTGMAEFDRALGGGMVPGSAILMGGDPGIGKSTLLLQASASVARAGKSAIYISGEEAAGQVRLRAGRLGLADAPIQLASATSVRDILTTLGGMETPSLLIIDSIQTMHSDQIEGAPGTVSQVRGCALELIRYAKESGCVLFMVGHVTKDGTIAGPRVLEHMVDVVMSFEGERSHQYRVLRALKNRFGAVDEIGVFAMEGVGLTEVSNPSTLFLSTRDEPVAGSAVFPALEGTRPVLVEIQALIVRLQSGATPRRAVVGWDSGRLAMLLAVLESRCGLNFSSAEVYLNVAGGYRLSDPAADLAVAAALVSALADKPLPRQSVWFGEVSLSGEIRSVAHASLRLRESSKLGFDKAFGPALNSASLSLEQGTGRYDPLDLLIGLVDRVVGAD
- a CDS encoding patatin-like protein, with the protein product MSFPALCCHTRAMREKELRIALVCYGGVSLAVYMHGVTKEIWHFARASHDFRSGEASGNPVQRAYRDLLEAMADSGETRLRVIPDILTGASAGGMNAVFLAEALLTGRSLDPLTRLWLDRADSDVLISPEARPGSRFTKRWAQPIIEYALRRPGNAVSRTVAPETREEVRSKLSRLIRSRWFAPPFSGIGMSRMIDDALVAMAEQADGPPLVPPGHPIDLFVTATDFRGSRVPLRLHSPAFATETEHRLPISFRAHGGDASMAPRPDLVFAARATSSFPGAFPPLTIAEIEKLTSEREIGWPSRDAFLSRIMPHHAHADDLEQVALIDGAVLVGAPFAEAIAALGGRPATREVDRRFIYIDPQPDLRMTSGGKPGQKEIGFFSSIFGALSAIPREQPIRDDLERIDAHSREAARLRAIVEGLRPEVEATVDRLLGRTLFLDRPTPDRLTKWRRRAQQAAAEQAGFAFHAYARSKFAGIVDHLAGLIHRAIPGEKPMREGVARVLARHFEGDGLSSLSGGRVGASEEAIDFFRSHDLGFRIRRLRLLARRLAPDDIGGSLSAAKREIARTAVYDALAIYTRLDGVEALGTEFTALAEEVLNDPAAPIAYIAATRDLAATDTRVDAMLAEGLAQLPREQRRAMLLAYLGFPFYDIATLPLLGSNGFDEFEPIKIDRISPEDASAIRTGGAATCLRGIEFYNFGAFFSRAYRENDYLWGRLHGADRMIDIVASAAAPDQPVAAETLDAIRREAFLAILDEEESAGLCRAALVAALRKEVEEKLPG
- the dnaJ gene encoding molecular chaperone DnaJ, with amino-acid sequence METEVDFYELLEVERSADDKTIKSAYRRLAMRFHPDRNPGDAESEARFKAISRAYDCLKDPQKRAAYDRFGHAAYEQAASGGGQGGGQGFSDIGDIFETIFGSAFGGASGGGRQRRGADLRYDMEITLEEAFHGKETEIAIEVSQTCDPCGGSGAEPGTGKRGCETCGGFGKVRAQQGFFVVERACPTCHGRGEVIEKPCRVCRGEGRVDMPQTLEITVPPGVETGTRIRLSGKGEAGPQGAPSGDLYIFMHVRRHDVFERDGTNLFTKVPITFTKAALGGTISLPGLDGEWITVNIPAGVQSGEQLRKRGDGMPVLQGRGRGDLVVDIQVETPRKLSSKQKELLREFQQSETKAQCPDAMGFFERIKANFSKR
- the dnaK gene encoding molecular chaperone DnaK; translation: MAKVIGIDLGTTNSCVAVMDGDKPKVIENSEGARTTPSIVAFTKDGERLIGQPAKRQAVTNPDNTIFAVKRLIGRRFEDPMTKKDMELVPYDIVKGKNGDAWVKAGGEDYSPSQISAFTLQKMKETAESYLGETVTQAVITVPAYFNDAQRQATKDAGQIAGLEVLRIINEPTAAALAYGLDKQDGKTIAVYDLGGGTFDISILEIGDGVFEVKSTNGDTFLGGEDFDSAIVEYLAESFQKKENMDLKKDKLALQRLKEAAEKAKIELSSAQTTEVNLPFITARMEGGSTTPLHLVENISRADLERLVDRLIQRTLEPCKKALADAGVTAKEIDDVVLVGGMTRMPKVRETVKNFFGKEPHTGVNPDEVVAMGAAIQAGVLQGDVKDVLLLDVTPLSLGIETLGGIMTKMIDRNTTIPTKKSQVYSTADDNQQAVTIRVFQGEREMAADNKMLGQFDLVGIPPAPRGVPQIEVTFDIDANGIVNVSAKDKGTGKEQQIRIQASGGLSDSDIDQMVQDAEKFAEEDKQRKAKAEARNQADSLVHSTEQQLKENGDKIDAGLKSEIEAAIAETKTALESENVEEINAKSSALAEKAMKMGQAIYEKQQAEAAPADAGAAAGSEAGGDEDVVDAEFSEVDGEGDSGDTKAS
- a CDS encoding copper chaperone PCu(A)C; the protein is MRRLIVLAALALPAGLAACGDTTELDESELQEEAIANDAGDAQLGLQLSQGRVRLPAVDGRPGVAYFDLVSNRDEPVRIVSVEVIGVGEAEMHETKVEDGVTMMASAGSIVLEPREGVRFAPGGFHVMLFDIDPTLAAGDSTDLTVTLENGDKFSTTAQVLGPNEAMSEMDMPGMETAH